The Thalassotalea agarivorans region TAAAACAGGGCTATAAGAAAGATCGCTGCAATACCTGTGCGCGCAGCCATAAATAGAAAAGGTCCAAACTCAGGTACGCCTATGCGCATAAACATGAAGGACGCGCCCCATATGGCGGCAAGCAGGATGAGTTCGAAATAGGATTTATTGGTCATTGTTTTTTTCTATTGTTACCACTTCAATGGTGGTGGCATTAACAAGTTGCCAGCGAATATTAAAACAATACAGCGCCATGCCATAGCACTTTTTGTCTATTGTTTGCTGTTTATACGCCGGCCTTGGGTCTTGGCTAAGGACTTCTTCTATCAGCGTTTTTAAATGCGGATAAGCATCTTTTACTTGTGTCAATGTTGTCATAGCGCTTGATGAGTAGTGCACCTCTAAGCGCGCCTCGGGCGCATTGGTAGCAAATCCTGCATTAGCATCTGGTACACTATCACTATATGGAATGTAAGGCTTTATATCGAGAATTGGCGTGCCATCTACCAAATCGAGTTGCGCAACGTCGATTCGCACTTGATTTCCTTTCATTGTAACGCCGCTAAGCGGTAATACACTCATGCCTATACCATTTGGCCTGTAAGTGGAACGTGTAGCGAAAACACCGGCTTTAGCGTTTCCACCTAAACGGGGTGGTCTTACTAACGCTTTCCATCCCTTGTCATCGTTTTCATGAAAGTGAAACAGCACCCAAATATGGCTAAAAGCGCTTAAATCACGCACTGCGTCTTGTGTAAACTCAGGCGAAAGCAAAATACTACCAAAAGCATGCTTGGCAAGGCCAGGTTGCCTAGGAATGGCAAACTTTTCTTTGTAAGGCGACTCAACTACACCTACGGCTTTATAATGAAATGACATAACGATGAATTACTTTTCTATTACTTGGAATGCTTGCCCGTAACAAACAATTGCGGCAACACATTGGTTGCTTGGTATATCAGCACAGCCAGAAAACACAATGGCATTAGCGCCTAGTGCGTGTGCTTTGGACCTTGCGTCTGTTCTCGCACGCGATGCTTCTGGTTTAGCTAAATGTGCTTTCTTTTGACAATCTTCCCCTTCAACAATACCAAGCTGTTTGTAACTAAACTTGGGATCAGACGTATCGGTAAGCACTTGTACTTTGCCCGGAGCAAAGTAATTGTCGAAATTCTCTTTGTCTAGGTTGGTTTTTACGTTGTAATTATTAGTACAAGCAATAAGACTTGCTAGCAACGCTGCAGTATAGGTGTGTCGACACTTCATTAATTCGTCTTCCTAAAGGATTGTGGTTGTTTACCTTCGATCCAATACATAAACAAACGTTCAATATCTTTACTACGTACTTTCATCGTAATCCAGTTACGCATATAAAGCTCAAACGCGCTGTCATCTTTGTTGATCGGAAACGCCATCATAATGGCAGGTAACTTAGGTTTCGGTACAACGACCGTATATTCTGGGTTCAACAGCGTCCAACCAGAAGCGGCTGCCGCGCCAAAAAACATCGCGTCTATATGTTGGTATTCTTCTCT contains the following coding sequences:
- the tsaA gene encoding tRNA (N6-threonylcarbamoyladenosine(37)-N6)-methyltransferase TrmO; its protein translation is MSFHYKAVGVVESPYKEKFAIPRQPGLAKHAFGSILLSPEFTQDAVRDLSAFSHIWVLFHFHENDDKGWKALVRPPRLGGNAKAGVFATRSTYRPNGIGMSVLPLSGVTMKGNQVRIDVAQLDLVDGTPILDIKPYIPYSDSVPDANAGFATNAPEARLEVHYSSSAMTTLTQVKDAYPHLKTLIEEVLSQDPRPAYKQQTIDKKCYGMALYCFNIRWQLVNATTIEVVTIEKNNDQ
- the rcsF gene encoding Rcs stress response system protein RcsF codes for the protein MKCRHTYTAALLASLIACTNNYNVKTNLDKENFDNYFAPGKVQVLTDTSDPKFSYKQLGIVEGEDCQKKAHLAKPEASRARTDARSKAHALGANAIVFSGCADIPSNQCVAAIVCYGQAFQVIEK